From the genome of Mastacembelus armatus chromosome 21, fMasArm1.2, whole genome shotgun sequence:
TAGACTGGTGACATCATCACTAGAGTGGGAGAAGTTGTTAAATTTATtgaaatttttctctctaactcgctgtCACGGCCGCAATTTTGTgtcttcatacaccattttctgcAAAGTGGTAGAGAtttctgtcttctttcaggtaatgctgttctcattttgataggacctacggtttttccaccaggtggccaaacccacaggtagtgactgctcaatctctcattcactcccattataaaagaacTCCAGGAGgtctggagaaaaacacaaatgaaggctgtttctcaCTCtccaccaatccttcattttttggactatcttcacaaaaagtggatcagtctcttcgttgaagactcctggcactgttagtgacAGGAGTCTTTTGATACGTCTTATAGTTCTACTGTAGTTCTCagttttgtgaggtgaagttttctcagcttctccatTCTGCGTGTGTAAAacgctgtgtcactgtcactcccactctgggctcaggtcaccatagcaacagctcaaacagCATTAGCAGAGacaacagctgcctgtggttggtgattagactgactggctgccttATGTCCACTGCTGctacacatggggaccattctcagttcaccacagcatgctgcacttTCAACATAAAAGCCTCTGTTCTagattctttcaaaataaaagccaagaaataataaaatgagcttaaaatggactttggctactggcatacagctttagacactgacttagtttgtgtttaatgtcagccatggagTCTACTTCCAAGAGGCCATGTCtgacctttcacaataaaagtctacttATAGGTAGGAAGTTATTATACctttgtaaagtataatgaatattcaaaacaaagttTAGATTGTAATCTAAAATCACTTgagtgtcctgcagcactttgtcctttcaaaataaaagccttttttatggcattctttcaaaataaaagtcctgaaacagcaacGTGACATTAAAATAGACTTGTAATTGgtatacagcttcaggcaccaactgaggccattttaaatgtgaggCATGGTATCTTCTTCAGGAGGACATGGTTGGActtccacaataaaagtctacagttatttacaggcaattaatgcagtgttccaaagaattgcaaatattcaaaattaatgTTCAGATCTTAACTCAAGGTGACATGAGTCTCAAGCAGtgcacttttcaaaataaaagcctttttatttcatggtttcaaaatagaagctaaAAACactaatatttgctcttttccagcacatttttcctCCCGTTCAGCCttttttatcactgcacatctgtttattctttatttatactGCTTCATTGCTTTATGtcttccctttttcagtcttgccttccttcttctcttctttctccaagAAAACCTTTCAAATATTCCTGATTTGGCtacacagcctttaccttctgtatttttaGCAATATTTATCgatttttaaactatacattctttctgtctatacagtctttctataatttcactttcactgtttcattcttccctctttctttaactcatatcatatttaaatcctttagttcttctttccttcactaccttgttttttttatattagtttaacacgtctttctttagcaattgaaagccaatttatttctacttcatcatGTCATTCTCTTTTCACCCTTTTCAAtaatgttgaatagttttttagctaaacaagttaagcttccaaatccagttttacatttcagcttctagGATTCTTCAggattgcatttcagccttcagcttattcagcaatgcgTTTcggccattttcagcattgttgggcagcttcattcagctttcagcattcacacgcatcttcctcaggaaatgcaattttctagttgAAGTTAACATGTTGGCCAATATAATCTGATTGATGAACCATCCTGAATGAAACATTGATTATTCCAATGAAAAGCTCAAACACTGAAGGCATCTACATGCTGAAGTGCTCTGTCAgctgatgaacacaataaaacaactgatgAGAGGTTTAACACATAATCACTTCAAGGAcgacaaacagaaaaatgccaTTTAATAACAAAAGCCTCCAGCACAATTTAGCTGATGTATGTTTACAAGTTTAACACCAGTGTTAAGCCATTTTCTCACAGATCCATCGCAGAGAAGCGTCACATGACAGGTCGTTCCAGTTCTTTGTAATTTTCTTGCCAGTTTGTATATGTGCACAGTCTTCTTCTCCGCAATTTGGATCTCCACCACCATTGTCAGGCTGGTTTGCGTCCCAGTAACTGACAAGTCAAAGCACAAATATTCTACTTATTCTACATTTTTCTGGCAAACATTTCTACTGTactaaatcctgtttttttccgTGGGGTTCCTTAAGAGTTTTATTTGTACGTTCTCAGAGGAAGCTGCTCTACTTGTAGTTTTAAATCATCTGACCCACACATTCAACTATAGATCGTTATGTTTCCTAAAGTCTTTTTTGTCCCAAATCCAAACTTTCACATCATGAAGTGAATTTATTGTGATGGgtaacaacaaataaatgagGTTGTATCACTGACAGGGTATCAGATCAGAAGACAGTTCTAGGTGTCATGTGGAAGGCATGGACAAAAATCATATGTTGATTGATTAGAGCACACGTTgcactaaataataaaatactccGGAGTCTAACACATTTCAGACTAACCTTGTAGTCAATGAACTTCCATCAATCCATTTCCAGGTGCCCTCCACTTCCTTGTCAGTCAAACCAATCCAACTCCAGGTATCCACTGGAGCCAAGTCAGACAGGAACACCTGTTTCAGTAATTAAAACATAATCTTTACCTTTATCAATGGCTAATGTGGCacctagtagtagtagtagtagtatatatatatatatatatatatatgtatctatGAGTCCTTGTTGTTTGTTTCCACTAAAGATGCATGTTGTACAGTCACTCTTTGTCAGAAAAAGAAGATTTCAGAGAAATTCAAAGCCCAATATTGACATAAAATTCATGTACATGCTGAGTGTATGGAAATGTCTGAACACAACTGTGCCAGCAAAAGATGTTGAGGAACAACAGAAGTGAATTTCAGTAAATCAGTGTAAATAAGAGGTGTTTCTCTgagtgagaaagacaaacaaacataaacaaacgCTGTGTACCTGTTCTTCCCGACTGTCTATGACCACCAGAtctgctcctctgtctctgcagtcCTGTCTGCCTTTATCCCAGGATCCACTGTCGACAGAGAGGAGATAACAAGTACGCCCAAACATCTTCCATCCTGCAGGACAACATCTGTCTtctgtataaaaaaatgaaatgctaaaaATCAGACTGAGTGGACGGACTCTTTAATACCTTTCACTCTGTTTTAATTTGGCACAGCTGTTTTTCCATGAAGTCTCAGGTCTAATAtcaaatgttgttttctttacctAACTCATCCTTATGTTTTataaagtagaaagaaaaaatatttgtcaTCAAATCATGACAAATCATAATTGTCATTAACAAAGTCAATGTCAAACCCATGCACATGTAGTTCAGTGTTCAAGATGCAACACAGATATCAAGACTTAGTAAGACAGAAATCATATTAAAGACGGGACCAAAACTCTACTCTTGCTGTACATTACATGtaaattactgtatatattaagGCCTTAGTTTATTAAGGAGTTTATTAATTATTTGAACTGATAAGCTAATGGTAATGGTCAGACATActatgctgatgtgtttttaattacacCTGGACCTTTCCTGCTGTGCCAGATGTTTGGTAACACACCTGTTGACTGTAGACACAGAACTGACATTACAGACCATATCATCtgactttgttttcatcatgagACAGTTGGTGTACAGTGATATATAACACTTACTCGGCCAGTCTGACTTTTCAGTCATCGCAGTGAGCTGGGCCCTCAGCTCAGTCAGgttgttttccatgtgttttgAGATGGTCCTCAGCAGGTCTCTCTCTTCAAACAGGGACAGAATCTTGTCATAACTGGCCTGAAGAAGCTCAGTCAAGTTGTTTTTGACAGCAGAGACTTCTGTAGCTGAACACTGCATGGAGTTATAATCTAGAATGAAGCAAGAGGCACATTTagt
Proteins encoded in this window:
- the LOC113123907 gene encoding C-type lectin domain family 4 member E-like; translated protein: MEEVYVNVSHLDSDDKITSRKQTGPRSSESRFHGAVVLCLGLLSVFLLAGLIGLAVHYYNSMQCSATEVSAVKNNLTELLQASYDKILSLFEERDLLRTISKHMENNLTELRAQLTAMTEKSDWPKDRCCPAGWKMFGRTCYLLSVDSGSWDKGRQDCRDRGADLVVIDSREEQVFLSDLAPVDTWSWIGLTDKEVEGTWKWIDGSSLTTSYWDANQPDNGGGDPNCGEEDCAHIQTGKKITKNWNDLSCDASLRWICEKMA